A genome region from Lucilia cuprina isolate Lc7/37 chromosome 3, ASM2204524v1, whole genome shotgun sequence includes the following:
- the LOC111681242 gene encoding sorting nexin-27: MAGRQLCSRRYREFSNLHSILRKEFTGFNFPKLPGKWPFQLSEQQLDTRRRGLEQYLEKVCAVRVIAESDAVQDFLTDSEDDISASPVDIKVMLPDHEVTTVSVKKSANAQVVWEILVQRANFTSYTQQYFYLFEIVEYNFERKLQPHEIPHQLYVQNYSTASSTCLCVRRWLFSVSRELTLPQGEQAAKFIFYQAVDEVNRGNIRAEGRLYELKALQDAKKASEYLALARTLPGYGDVVFPHCACDSRKEGHVVPAVGMKSFRLHACREDGSLEAQMVELTWDSITRWESDEESMSFCFQYNRPDKPARWVKVYTPYHTFLSDCFDRIMEERKWEDAGD; this comes from the exons atggCCGGACGCCAGCTGTGCTCGCGTCGCTATCGTGAATTCTCCAATTTACACTCCATTCTTCGCAAAGAATTTACCGGTTTTAATTTTCCCAAATTACCAGGCAAATGGCCCTTTCAATTAAGTGAACAACAGCTGGACACACGACGTCGCGGCCTCGAacaatatttagaaaaagtttgtgCTGTTCGTGTTATAGCCGAAAGTGATGCTGTACAAGACTTCCTAACCGATTCTGAAGATGATATATCTGCCTCGCCTGTCGATATTAAAGTTATGTTGCCCGATCATGAGGTCACTACGGTGTCGGTGAAAAAATCAGCAAATGCTCAAGTTGTATGGGAGATATTAGTACAACGCGCCAATTTTACATCCTATACACAGCAGTATTTCTATTTATTCGAAATTGTCGAATATAATTTCGAACGCAAGTTACAACCACACGAAATTCCCCATCAGTTGTATGTTCAGAATTATAGTACGGCCTCGAGTACATGTTTGTGTGTTCGAAGATGGTTGTTTTCGGTATCAAGAGAATTGACTTTGCCGCAGGGTGAACAGGCAGCTAAATTTATATTCTATCAGGCCGTAGACGAAGTTAATCGTGGTAATATTCGTGCCGAAGGACGTTTATATGAATTGAAAGCTTTGCAGGATGCTAAAAAAGCTTCCGAATATTTGGCTTTAGCTCGTACATTACCCGGTTATGGGGATGTGGTATTTCCTCACTGTGCTTGCGATAGTCGTAAAGAGGGTCATGTTGTGCCAGCAGTGG gTATGAAGAGTTTTCGTTTGCATGCTTGCCGTGAAGACGGCTCTCTAGAAGCCCAAATGGTGGAATTAACCTGGGATAGCATAACACGCTGGGAGAGTGATGAAGAGTCTATGTCATTCTGTTTTCAATACAATCGACCCGATAAACCCGCTAGATGGGTTAAGGTTTATACACCTTAT